Below is a window of Mycolicibacterium chitae DNA.
CGCGGTCATCACCAGCGCCGGCATCGTGCTGGCCGCGGTGTTCTGCGTGCTGGGCGTGCTGCCGCTGATCGTGCTGACGCAGCTGGGCATCATCGTGGGCCTGGGCATCCTGCTGGACACCTTCCTGGTCCGCACCGTGGTGATCCCGGCGCTGTTCACGCTGATCGGGCCGAAGGTGTGGTGGCCGGCGCGGCTGGACCCCGCCGACGGTCCCGAGGCTAAGCCTCGATCCGTGGACTGAAGTGGTTGATGTGTCTGTTGTGGCTGTTTTTCGGTCTGCAGGGGTGTGAGCACGAGGTAGTCGCTGGTCTGTCCAGCTTTTCCTGTGGTTTTCTGGTCGGGCCTCTCGGCGGTGGTCAGGCGGGGGTGGCTGCTGGTGGGCTGTAGCCGATGGTGTTGCGCCACAGTGCCAGCCACTGGTCTGTCCACGGCCAATGTGTTGGTAGGTGCAAGATCGGTCGGCGTTGGGGCCGGGCCAGCCGGGCCGCGACGTTGACGATTGTGCGGCGCAAGGTGGCCCCGCGGGCCACCGCGTGGGTTCCTCCGGCGAGTACGCCGGCGGCGCGCAGCAGGTTGTGGGCGATAGCCGCGCACAGGATCCATGCTGAGTTCGCGGCGAAGTGTCCTGAGGGCATGTGGGCCAGGGGTCCGTCGATCAGATCTGAGAACACGGTCTCGATGATCGCGTGGCGGCGGTGAGTGATATCAGCGGCATCGATGGGTTCGCCGGAGTCGGTGAAGAACGGGTGATACCGCCACACCGGGAACAACGCGTCGGGGTAGCGGGCGTCTTTGACGCGGCGCACGATCAGGCGGGCGGTGATCGGGGTTTCGGTGGAACTGAAGGCGGTGTAGCCGATTTCGGCGACTTCGGCATCGGAGATCCAGACACCGGTGTCGGGGTCGCGGACCGCACCCGGGTAGGACACGGGGGTCCAGGCGTTCTCGGGGATCGACTCGATCGCCGCAGCCACGGTTGTTGTTTTGTTCAGCACCAGCGAGAACCGGGCTCCGGCGCGGCGGGCGGCCGCGGCCACGGTGCTGGTGCCGTAGGCGGAGTCGCCGCGGACCAGGATCTGGCCACTGACTCCGGCCCCGCGGGCGGTCGCCACGGCCGCAGCGATCATGCTCGCTGCGCCCTTGCCAGAGTTGGTCTTTC
It encodes the following:
- a CDS encoding IS1380 family transposase; amino-acid sequence: MQVSHRFAVSSAVFDDAHLVSCAGLVPVMTLAEQCGLTALLERKVRFTCERIKSGAANPSPKLSTLIAGMCAGADSIDDLDIVRCGGMKTLFDSVYAPSTIGTLLREFTFGHARQLDGVLGEHLGALCERVPLLPGAHERAYIDIDSLLRPVYGHAKQGASYGHTKIAGKQILRKGLSPLVTTLSTDHGAPVITGARLRAGKTNSGKGAASMIAAAVATARGAGVSGQILVRGDSAYGTSTVAAAARRAGARFSLVLNKTTTVAAAIESIPENAWTPVSYPGAVRDPDTGVWISDAEVAEIGYTAFSSTETPITARLIVRRVKDARYPDALFPVWRYHPFFTDSGEPIDAADITHRRHAIIETVFSDLIDGPLAHMPSGHFAANSAWILCAAIAHNLLRAAGVLAGGTHAVARGATLRRTIVNVAARLARPQRRPILHLPTHWPWTDQWLALWRNTIGYSPPAATPA